In the Hermetia illucens chromosome 1, iHerIll2.2.curated.20191125, whole genome shotgun sequence genome, TATttccggttggccccctagtgggagtttcatggtggttgtgggtagcctacatcgcgggcagagctcctcggagcttaagcgtggagttgcgctgtacaactcgggtgccgtactccttggttgcggcagaggtgttagaaaggcctcgcatccactggtatgaatgctgagcctgcactcagtataaaccaggaccgctgtgcttgcatggcggggctctgattgtggtcccaaaatcattccgtgtccgaagagaatCATGGGATTATgtcttcacggcaggtactcacgttaaacccccccagGACCTTCATTACTATCTGAGCGAATAACCCCCCAAAATAATGATTAATTGAGTCCAAGTGGTCGCTAATACGGTCTTTGAGCGAACCGTTTACAATATTCACGAGGCTCACCACTTAACAACAGCTTTTCTCATCTCATTTTTGAATCTCACAATATCTGAAAGATATACATCTACAAGACACAACCTGAAAATACTCGTGGTCATGGTGAAAATTTTATTGTGCATTCCAAACAGGAGCTACCAAGGATACTAATTGCAGCCCCTGAAAGAGAAGGTCTTGATGTTTGATCGATAATTTTGCAGATCTGCTGTTCTATTACCCATTGACGACTTACTACCTTTCCTTAAAACATTATGGCCGGTAAAGggaaaaagaagcgaaataGTAAGGATTCAACAGAAAGCGGTGGAAatgggaaaaagaaaggcaaaaagaaatcatcatctAAGGGTAAAAGTGCAAAATTCCATGGGGATATATTGAACGAGGCTGCAATGGAGAACGCATATTACGTCTGCCACAATGTACAGGTgaatgtgaataaaaaaaaaaatacgctgAAGATTCTAATAAAAGATTGCAATTCTATTGCAGGACGTTTTGAAAGCTCGTGGTTTCGTTTGGCCAGAGGCACAGAAGAAGAAACGGAAGGGAAAACGATGAAGAGTGACTCTAATCATCAGGATCAGCTTCCCTGGTACTACTATGCTTGGTGCTGTTACTTTGCGACCGTATAAAACTCTGTGTAAACTTACTCCAATAGAAAGATCCTGATTTTACGATAAttcaaatcaaacaaaataaaatcaggttttgtgtttttcctaGTGGCATGTGTACGTATTTGCTAAGAACTCTCGACAGTCACTCAATCATGGTTATCTCGGTTAACTGCCATTCATGCGAAGCGCCACAGATCACTGAGTGCTAATCTTCCAAGAAGTTGCCCAAGAAATAAGATGAAATGGTTTTTTAGTCAACCCATTTCACGGGGAAAACTGCCGCATTTCAAGCTATACACGCATCTATATATCCTACATAATCTGATGCATGTAAGTAGGAATGTATGCAGGTAAGTACGCATTGGCAAGTGAGCCGCCTTGTCACCTATAAAAATTGAGCGATGTGGTGTGGCGTGGAGGAACGTTAAAAGTTAATGGACATTCTTGAAATATCTTGTACAGGTGGATAAGATGTTGGACTTCTTGATGCTCTCCAGCCTGACTAGCCTGAGCTAGTTGTTTGCAGCGAGCAAGAATGTATGCAACAGTAACTGGACTTAATAACTGTTTTCTCTTATGATCGCTTATGCGCAATCTATAAATTCTAATGAAGTGATAAAAATAATTCCTGTAAATACTTTAATGTTTCCTTTTACTATTATTGTTTGCTTGAATGACTAGACGCTGATAAGGAATGTGGATGTGTGTTATTCAAATTAACTCAGATAATCATTCAATTACCATAGTCCCATAAAAGTTGGCGAAGCAAGCATTGGGACtgcaacaaaacctttaatcTCTAAtattttgttgcttcttttggGAAATTGGAATACATTAAATGCAGGAAGACTATATATCTCCCTCAAGAACCCACTTTTCCAAAATTGAACCTTGAAAGTCGACGTAGCCGGTTTTGATACAAGAATTTCATGTACTCATCACTACAGGATTCCTGGAGCTCAGAAATAAGTTAGCTCCTACCCCTGTGAAAGTCCACTCTTCTGACCAAAATTTAAAACCCCATCAATGGAAGTATCTATAACACCTATGTAGAACTGGATTTAAAGCTGGGTAACCTTCAGCGGCCACCATTCGTTACTTCCATTTTAACATTTTAGCTcttctttcaaaaatattgGGTAACATGTTTGCCTTTCacaaccacacctacacgccatcgttcgcgattaCCTGGAATGCCTTTCAGCTCCCCCACgtcttcccgagacgctcgcactcctcctctactgttctgcgccaaatgccCTTGGGGCGGCtcactcgtcggtcatcttcAGACAGTGAATTCCTCTGGATGGCGTactccgcaatgcaattgtcacccgtccttaatgcgtgacctatccactgccgcttCCATCTTCCGGTCTCATCccgtacgagtgccaagcctacGCCCCGACCAAGCTCTTGAGGTAGTGTCAGATTGTGGCGCGGCATTTGaaacttatttcgaatgtcgcgaataccagcggacagatgacgtcgcCGGCGTtctactcagttcagaactcgctacaagagtgaagaacagagtaggtgactaggtgacgaaaaacgtcagatagAAAAAACAGTTGGTTGGCTGTCACgggaaagaaaagattttcgtgcagaaagaaaacagttacatacggaaatcagtattatttctaatatctcgaagTTATGAtaagagtaatttcttgaaattgtgtattgaactttgcaacatacgaaaaatatgtcaaaaatctatttcgaataatagaagaataaaaggttaaatacaagctcctaaatttgactgagaactcttatattggtgaccccggagcgaACATCGCCGCATTAAAATACGTTTAGAACCAAACTGTCCCAGATTCCACCGAGGAAcaaagcgcagaataaattctcaaATGGAAAGTCTATCGAAGATGGAGGAAGAAGTGCAGCTTTAAGAGGAAACGGTGCCAGCAAGATCCCGTGAACATGCACCAAAGTGCGTGAGAAGCCACCGCAGCCCTGCCCTCAAGACCAGCGCCATCGCCGCAGGATTCGAAGCGGCCGCcctcaagaccagcgtcatcaccgcaggattcgaagccgccgccctcaagaccagcgtcatcACCGCAGGGTTCGAAGCCGCCGCcctcaagaccagcgtcatcgccgcgggattcgaagccgccgccgtcaagaTCAGCGTCCACGCCGTAGCCACCGCCAcaaccatcaacaacggcgcgttattattatttataaatttattaaaattttgttgttttaaaaaagtggtaacaacaaaaacaaaatcgtcgcaagagacggcgtcgaaGCGTTTGCATCGTCATCTTCTCACTGGCTCTCCGCTCTTTTAGCTTAGGGTGCGTCGTTGGTGtcgctttattttttcattcgtacgtgcatttgtgggttcggcctgccgtgtcgactagatcagtttcaccgcgtcttcgctttaacactcccgtcgaaaagaagttttctttttattagtcaagatgttgatcgacaacaaagacaaggcagacccatcggacccgcaagtgaccgccctcacCGTGCGCGTCCGTCCGTTTTGGcagcggaaccccgaactgtggttcatgcatttggaagcacagttccagatgtccgggatcacagcggacgcgacccgttttaatcacgcggtggtcggcctggacgaggagtccatcggAGTGGTCCAGGAGTGCTCGTGTCTGACGTAGtgaagtctgcttcatattcactgctcaagaccgaattaatcaggcgcctgtcagtaagtgggtcagcaaaactggatcacttgctggcaggcctaacgttgggagatcggactcccagccaattgctgcgcgaaatgaagcaattgggtgggagtaagatcgacgacgagttgatgaagtccctttgactgcgtcggctcccggaaggcatccaggcggtcctcgcgtgtgtctcaggttccttggaggcactggcagctgcggccgacaaagtgcacgaggtccACTTACGCCCAAAcgcggccgttcaacagccatcggacgaggttgttgacttaaggcgcgaaatagccgccttaacagccagtgtggctgagatgcgggcgatgctggacgctcagcgttcgggcgccagatcacgagctcactcgcggtctgccacccgaaaagggcgatcaggtagcaggtcgtcagggcagtccacggaccgagggatttgctggtaccaccgcagattcggcgataaagccaccaagtgtactatcccttgcaaattcatgcctaccgcaaaaaactaggtccgcggggggtcctggcgacggccacccagaacgcagcgccacgtcgcctaacaatttactaccctctcagcagacgcaactaccttatcgatactggtgcggaggcttcggttcttcccgtacctcggcaacatcaactatttccacaaccgctcaaactggcggcagcaagttcctcccgcataaacacatacgggtataggcaagtggacatgcgtcttggcttgcgtaggacgttttcgtggcgtttcatcctggcggatgtcagcttccccatactagtcgcagacttcctgtgtcactatggattgctggtagacgtgcaaaacaagtctcttatagattccacgaccaaccttaattcgtcgggacaaatggtatctcacccaggcaataatatttccgttcttttagaagacattaccgactctcgtgttcggacacttctccaaaagttcggccagattactaccgagtgtagtctctccaaaccagggAAGCACAatatgcagcaccacattatcactactggttcctcgatcttctcgaaggtgcgtcctctaccatcccagaaagagtttgaacaactcgttcaacagggtatctgcaggccctcaaacagctgttggtcttccctactgcatatggtccctaagccaaacggcgaatggcgcccatgtgggaattacagaaggctaaacgcacagactgtttctgaccgatatccaattccactcatccacgactttgcgcatcacctcgcgaattgccgcatcttttcgaccttggacttaaccaaggcttatcaccaaatcccagtagctcctgaagacattccaaagacggcaatatgcacaccctttggactcttcgagttcacccggatgactttcggattgtcctacgcggcgcaaacctttcaaaggttcatccactcggtcctgcgaaaccttgacttctgtttcgtatatttggatgatgttttgctcgcttcttcctcagagtctgagcacttatcccatctcgagtgcatttttcaacgcctccttgaggccggtttagtcctaaacgttgagaaatgcaagttcctccagacacaggtgagattcctcggccaactcatttcccctgacggaatacagcccgacccagacaaggtgcaaacaATTGCAAGCTTTCCTCATCCGAAAACTGTGagggatttgcggaggttcttgggcatagaagttctatcgtcgtttcctccCAAGGCCACACAACACCAGTCtgaccccaaaacaaaggacacacgagagattgtgtggtctgaagaggctgtccgcgcgttcgatcaatcccgacagcaactggctgatgctacactcttggcatttcctcggcaagatgcacccctaaaacccgctcaacggaaccacAGCACCttcgatcgagaactgctcgccgcgtacctgagcattaagtacttccgcttctccttagaaagcaggccgttcacagtgttcacggaccatacgcttctcacatatgctttgaaacaaaagcccgacaaagcgtcccctcgtcagctttgacccctgaacttcataagccagttaacgtccgacatacagcacgcgtccggcaaggacaacatagtcgctgacgctttgtcacgtgtctctgAGGTTAACATCTCCGattcactcgacttctcggctatcaccaaggcgcaggaggatgacgcagtacttcagagcctcaaatccaaccccaactataaatttcgggagttgcccatcttcggctcgaacctctctctctgctgcgaatactctgaaaagggaccccgACCATACattccacctttcgcaaggaagtgttccacgcggtttaCGACGCagtgcatccaggcatcaggacgccAAGTCGGTTAGTCAACGAGAAGTACTTCTGGCCCTCAGTGAATAAagacatcaactcctgggccagagagtgcatcgcatgccaaacgtgtaaggtcaccaggcatgtaagaaaagaagtgggctcatttcctcgcactaccaagcggttccacaccatacacctcgacatcgagGGTCCTTtgagagagtgcatcgcatgccaaacgtgtaaggtcaccaggcatgtaagaaaagaagtgggctcatttcctcgcactaccaagcggttctacaccatacacctcgacatcgagGGCCCTTTGCGAGGCTCGCACGGTTAcgggtattgccttacaatcatcgacaggtttacccggtggcctgaggcaatacctctgaaggacattacggcgcaatcttgtgccgaagccctctgtcgagagtagatccctcgctttggcgtccctgcagtgatcatcactgaccagggaatgcaatttgagtccaccctatTCTCGgaattaggcaaactcctgggattcaaacgccagcgaactacggcttaccacccgcaatccaatggaatgctagaacgttggcaccggacgctgaaatccgccattatggcgcgcgatgatccgtcctgcactcaggtcttgcctctcgtcctacacCGCCTAAagttttatgatttatgatttcctTCTGCGGTTTTAGCCCAAAAACAACAAGTTTGTAGACTCTATTAAAGGGTTGGCGAAATCTAGAAGCGTGGTCCGATCGAAACCATATTTATCGCTACCAAGCTGTATTCCTGAAGAAAAGGTTTGACGAATCTAGTTGCATTGAAGTCTTGCGGAAAGTTCAAGATTTCCTCGAGCGAGTTGCATTGAAGACTGACGGAAAGCTCAAGATTTCCTCGAAACcctaatgcaattgtcgcccgtcCTTAATgcgtaacctatccactgccacttccgtcttccgatcacatcccGTACGTGTGCCAAGCCTATGCGCCGACCAAGCACTTGAGGTAATGGCAGACGAGTGTACTCctatgatacgacgcagacggATACTgacaaaagcttggagcttttaagtaacagtggagttcagtttccatgtactactctcatctagcaacacagagagaacactagcatagaacagtctcaaccgAATTTTAGTATTGAGATAActttcccagattttagacagggcagccaaagTGGATCTAGTgcagttaatgcgtcgggcagcaTCTAGTTTGATGATGACTTCCGCAGAAACCATGCTTGcaaaatatgcaaattgattGACGACTTCTATGCTCTGtccgttaatgcagatagagaaggTGCGTTGACCCGttcgactgagaaccttggttttgttgctgtttatcttctgcccaactctacttgcctctctctccaaatccagagccatttggacaaGGTCCACGACCcagtaagagagcaaacagatgtggtcagcgtagtcgaggtgtttgaggaaagatgtcatcgcccATTGAATTAATTcacgtcctcc is a window encoding:
- the LOC119646265 gene encoding small lysine-rich protein 1 — encoded protein: MAGKGKKKRNSKDSTESGGNGKKKGKKKSSSKGKSAKFHGDILNEAAMENAYYVCHNVQDVLKARGFVWPEAQKKKRKGKR